A single window of Helicobacter pylori DNA harbors:
- a CDS encoding hydantoinase/oxoprolinase family protein — MKDARVQVMGIDAGGTMTDTFFVKENGSFVVGKAQSNPEDESLAIYNSSQDALSHWKSDVNKVYPELVTCVYSGTAMLNRVVQRRGMEVGLICNKGFEQMHSMGRALQSYLGYALEERLHINTHKYDDPLIPLKRIRGVTERTDVKGQVVIPVRPEEVKVAVKELLEAGAKAIVICLLQSHKNAESERIVRDIALEEIEKLGKNVPVFASVDYYPQRKESHRMNTTILEAYAAEPSRQTLSKVSNRFKEHGAKFDLRVMATHGGTISWKAKELARTIVSGPIGGVIGSKLLGETLGYDNIACSDIGGTSFDMALIVKSNFNIASDPDMARLVLSLPLVAMDSVGAGAGSFVRIDPHSRSVKLGPDSAGYRVGTCWKDSGLDTVSVTDCHIVLGYLNPDNFLGGLIKLDVDRAKKHIKEQIADPLGISVEDAAAGVIELLDLDLKEYLRSNISAKGYSPSDFVCFSYGGAGPVHTYGYTEGLGFKDVVVPAWAAGFSAFGCACADFEYRYDKSVDIAIPQYSSDKSKIEACKIIQDAWDELTLKVIEEFKINGFSEKDVILRPGYRMQYMGQLNDLEITSPVSKAASVADWEEIVKEYEKTYARVYSESACSPELGFSVTGVIMRGVVATQKPVIPVEKEHGATPPKEAKIGVRKFYRHKKWVDADVWQMEKLLPGNEVVGPAIVESDATTFVIPKGFATRLDKHRLFHLKEIK, encoded by the coding sequence ATGAAAGACGCAAGAGTTCAGGTGATGGGTATTGATGCCGGTGGCACCATGACGGACACATTTTTTGTGAAAGAAAATGGCAGTTTCGTCGTTGGTAAAGCCCAAAGCAACCCAGAAGATGAGAGCTTAGCTATTTACAATAGCTCACAAGATGCTTTATCGCACTGGAAATCGGATGTGAATAAGGTTTATCCAGAGTTGGTTACTTGCGTGTATTCAGGCACGGCGATGCTCAATCGGGTCGTCCAAAGGCGTGGGATGGAAGTGGGCCTAATTTGCAATAAGGGTTTTGAGCAAATGCATTCTATGGGCAGAGCGTTGCAATCCTACTTGGGGTATGCGCTAGAAGAAAGGTTGCATATCAACACGCACAAGTATGATGATCCGCTGATTCCTTTAAAAAGGATTAGAGGCGTTACAGAAAGAACCGATGTCAAGGGGCAAGTGGTTATCCCAGTGCGCCCAGAAGAGGTTAAAGTTGCTGTTAAGGAGCTTTTAGAAGCAGGCGCAAAGGCCATTGTGATTTGCTTGTTGCAATCTCATAAAAACGCTGAAAGCGAACGGATTGTTAGAGATATTGCGTTAGAAGAGATTGAAAAATTGGGTAAAAATGTTCCTGTATTCGCTTCGGTGGATTACTACCCTCAAAGAAAAGAAAGCCACAGAATGAACACCACTATCTTAGAAGCTTATGCGGCTGAGCCAAGCAGGCAAACTCTCTCTAAAGTCAGCAACCGCTTCAAAGAGCATGGCGCTAAATTCGATCTTAGGGTGATGGCAACGCATGGAGGCACTATTAGTTGGAAAGCTAAAGAGCTTGCCAGAACGATCGTGAGCGGTCCTATTGGAGGCGTGATCGGGTCTAAATTGCTAGGCGAAACGCTTGGTTATGACAATATTGCATGCAGCGATATTGGCGGCACGAGCTTTGATATGGCGCTTATTGTTAAGAGCAATTTCAACATCGCTTCTGACCCTGATATGGCGCGTCTTGTTTTATCTCTGCCGCTTGTGGCTATGGATTCCGTTGGTGCAGGTGCGGGGAGTTTTGTGCGCATTGATCCGCACAGCCGATCTGTCAAACTAGGGCCTGACAGCGCGGGGTATAGGGTTGGCACTTGTTGGAAAGACAGCGGATTAGACACGGTTTCAGTAACCGATTGCCATATTGTTTTAGGCTATTTGAACCCGGATAATTTCTTAGGCGGTTTGATTAAATTAGATGTGGATAGGGCTAAAAAACACATTAAAGAACAAATCGCTGATCCGCTAGGCATTAGCGTAGAAGATGCGGCTGCGGGTGTGATTGAGTTGCTTGATTTGGATCTTAAAGAATACTTGCGATCCAACATTAGTGCTAAAGGGTATAGCCCGTCTGATTTTGTGTGCTTTTCATATGGTGGCGCGGGGCCTGTGCATACCTATGGTTATACAGAAGGTTTAGGGTTTAAGGATGTGGTAGTGCCTGCGTGGGCGGCTGGATTTAGCGCTTTTGGTTGCGCTTGCGCTGATTTTGAATACAGATACGACAAGAGCGTGGATATTGCCATTCCGCAGTATTCTTCAGACAAGTCCAAAATAGAAGCATGCAAAATCATTCAAGACGCATGGGATGAATTGACCCTTAAAGTGATTGAAGAGTTCAAGATCAATGGATTCTCTGAAAAAGATGTGATTTTAAGACCTGGATACAGGATGCAGTATATGGGGCAATTGAATGACTTAGAGATCACTTCTCCTGTATCAAAAGCTGCAAGCGTGGCTGATTGGGAAGAGATTGTCAAAGAATATGAAAAAACCTACGCTCGTGTTTATTCTGAATCAGCGTGTTCTCCAGAGCTTGGTTTTAGCGTGACCGGCGTGATCATGCGTGGTGTTGTGGCTACGCAAAAACCTGTAATTCCGGTTGAAAAAGAGCATGGCGCTACGCCCCCAAAAGAAGCCAAAATAGGCGTTAGAAAATTCTATCGGCATAAAAAATGGGTGGATGCAGATGTGTGGCAAATGGAAAAATTACTGCCTGGAAATGAAGTCGTAGGGCCTGCGATCGTAGAATCAGATGCGACCACTTTCGTGATACCCAAGGGCTTTGCGACAAGACTAGACAAACACCGATTGTTCCACTTGAAAGAAATTAAATAA